CGCCGCCGCCGCCAGAACGCCCTCGGGCGCACCACCCTGGCCCATATACATGTCGATGCCGGTGACCTGCGGCTCGGCGCAATGCATGACACCCGCCACGTCGCCATCGGTGATCAGCCGGATGCCGGCACCGGTGGCACGCACCTCGGCGATCATGGCCTCGTGGCGGGGACGTTCCAGGATGCAGACGGTGATGTCGGCGGCGGAACAGCCCTTGGCGCGCGCCAGCGCCTCGACCCGTTCCTTCGGCGTCATGTCCATGTCCACCACGCCGGCCGGATAGCCCGGCCCGATCGCCAGCTTGTCCATGTAGGTATCGGGCGCATGCAGCATCGAGCCGCGCGGGCCCATGGCGATCACCGTCAGCGCGTTGGGCATGTCCTTGGCGGTCAGCGTGGTGCCTTCCAGCGGGTCCAGCGCGATATCCACGCCGGGGCCCTCGCCGCTGCCGACCTCCTCGCCGATATACAGCATCGGCGCTTCGTCGCGCTCACCCTCGCCGATCACCACCACACCCTTGATGTCCAGCAGGTTCAACTGCTGGCGCATGGCGTTGACCGCGGCCTGGTCGGCGGATTTCTCGTCGCCGCGGCCGATCCAGTCGGCGCTGGCGATGGCGGCCTGTTCGGCGACCCGGGCCAGGCCCAGAGACAACATGCGGTCGTTGAAATCCTTGGGCGCGGTCATCGGGGCTTCCTTCCGTGTCTGGTGCCGCCGACTTAGCCCGAGAGCCGTGACAGGGGCAAGACTGGTGGCGCTAGCGGCCCGGCTCAGACTTCCTCGATGCGCAACGCCACCGGATCGCCGGTGACCACGCCGGTGCCGGGCAGCGCCGCCAGCGCCGCGTCCAAAGCCGCGCGGGTGGTCTTGTGGGTGACGATCAGCACCGGGGCGGTGTCGGTCGTGTGGTCGTATTGCCGCATCCGGTGGATCGAAACGCCGGCCTCGCCCAGGGCGGCGGCGACCCGGGCCAGCGCGCCGGGCTTGTCCTGCAATTCCATCCGCAGGTAATAGGCGGCGGGCGTCACCGCGCGCGCCGGGCGCGCCTGCTTCAGCGCCGTCGCGGGCATGCCGAAGGTCGACACGCGAAAGCCGCGCGCGATGTCCATCACGTCGCCCATCACCGCGCTGGCGGTCGGGCCCTCGCCGGCGCCGGCGCCGCGCAGCACCACCTGGCCCACCGCGTCGCCGTCGATCACCACCATGTTGGTGCCGCCTTCCAGTTGTCCCAGCGGGCTGGCATCGGGCACCAGGCAGGGCGACATGCGCTGCTCCAGCCCCCGGCCGGTCATCTGCGCCACGCCCAGCAGCTTGATGCGATAGCCCATGTCGGCGGCCTGGCGGATATCCTCCAGCGTGATCGACTGGATGCCCTCCAGTTCGACCGCGTCGAAATCCACCTGCGTGCCGAAGGCGATCGACGACAGCAGCGCCAGCTTGTGGCCCGCATCGATCCCGCCCACGTCCAGGTTCGGATCGGCCTCCAGGTAGCCCAGCCGCGCGCATTCGTCGAACAGCACGTCGTAACCCTGCCCGGTGGCCTGCATCCGCGTCAGGATGTAGTTGCAGGTGCCGTTCATCACGCCCATGACGCGGGTGATCTCGTTGCCCGCCAGCCCCTCGGTCAGCGCCTTGATGACCGGAATGCCGCCCGCCACGGCGGCCTCGAAGCGCAGCACCCGATCCTTGTCCTCGGCCTGTTCGGCCAGCGCCTGGCCGTGATGGGCCAGCATCGCCTTGTTGGCGGTCACCACGTCCTTGCCGGCGGCCAGCGCCGCCTCGGTCGCGGCCTTGGCCGGGCCGTCCGACCCGCCCATCAGCTCGACGAAGATGTCGACATCGTCGCGCTTGGCCAGCGCCACCGGGTCGTCCTCCCAGGCATAGCCTTTCAGCGACACGCCGCGATCCTTGTCGCGGCTGCGCGCCGACACCGCGGTGATGACCACGTCGCGCCCCGCCCGCGCCGACAGCAGCGCCGCCTTCTGCCGGACGATCTTGACCACGCCGACACCGACCGTGCCCAGCCCGGCAATTCCAAGACGCAAGGGGGTGGACATGGGGCATTCTCCTGACAGGCGGTTCACTGCCGCCCCGCATAACCCGCCGCGCCGCGGCCTGCAACGGCGCTTGGACCGCGCTACAGCGGCGCCGCCTTCAGCGCCTCGGCCCGGGCCTGCAGCCGCGCCGCCCGCGCCTGCATCGCGGCG
This sequence is a window from Thalassococcus arenae. Protein-coding genes within it:
- the glpX gene encoding class II fructose-bisphosphatase; protein product: MTAPKDFNDRMLSLGLARVAEQAAIASADWIGRGDEKSADQAAVNAMRQQLNLLDIKGVVVIGEGERDEAPMLYIGEEVGSGEGPGVDIALDPLEGTTLTAKDMPNALTVIAMGPRGSMLHAPDTYMDKLAIGPGYPAGVVDMDMTPKERVEALARAKGCSAADITVCILERPRHEAMIAEVRATGAGIRLITDGDVAGVMHCAEPQVTGIDMYMGQGGAPEGVLAAAALKCMGGQMQGRLVFRNDDEKARAAKAGITDLDKVYTRDEMVTEHVIFAATGVTSGSILPGIKREVGWITTETLLMRSKTGSVRRMVYRNPYQHRV
- a CDS encoding homoserine dehydrogenase — its product is MSTPLRLGIAGLGTVGVGVVKIVRQKAALLSARAGRDVVITAVSARSRDKDRGVSLKGYAWEDDPVALAKRDDVDIFVELMGGSDGPAKAATEAALAAGKDVVTANKAMLAHHGQALAEQAEDKDRVLRFEAAVAGGIPVIKALTEGLAGNEITRVMGVMNGTCNYILTRMQATGQGYDVLFDECARLGYLEADPNLDVGGIDAGHKLALLSSIAFGTQVDFDAVELEGIQSITLEDIRQAADMGYRIKLLGVAQMTGRGLEQRMSPCLVPDASPLGQLEGGTNMVVIDGDAVGQVVLRGAGAGEGPTASAVMGDVMDIARGFRVSTFGMPATALKQARPARAVTPAAYYLRMELQDKPGALARVAAALGEAGVSIHRMRQYDHTTDTAPVLIVTHKTTRAALDAALAALPGTGVVTGDPVALRIEEV